Proteins encoded together in one Mycobacterium noviomagense window:
- the kasB gene encoding 3-oxoacyl-ACP synthase KasB, producing MTELVTGKAFPNVVVTGMAMTTALASDAETTWKMLLDGQSGIRKLDDPFVEEFDLPVRIGGHLVEEFDSQLSRIENRRMGYLQKMATVLGRRVWDNAGAPEVDTTRLAVSIGTGMGSTEELVFGYDDMRVRGMKAVSPLAVQMYMPNGAAAAVGLERKAKAGVMTPVSACASGSEGIARAWQQIVLGEADIAVCGGVETKIEAVPIAGFAQMRIVMSTNNDDPPGACRPFDKDRDGFVFGEAGALMVIETEEHAKARGANILARLMGASITSDGFHMVAPDPNGERAGYAMTRAIQLADLTPGDIDHVNAHATGTSVGDLAEGKAINNALGPHGGNAAVYAPKSALGHSVGAVGAVESILTVLALRDQVIPPTLNLVNLDPEIDLDVVAGKPRPGDYKYAINNSFGFGGHNVALAFGRY from the coding sequence ATGACAGAGCTGGTTACGGGGAAAGCGTTCCCCAATGTGGTTGTCACCGGCATGGCCATGACAACTGCCCTGGCATCTGATGCGGAAACCACGTGGAAGATGCTGCTGGACGGCCAAAGTGGTATCCGCAAACTCGACGATCCGTTCGTGGAGGAGTTCGACCTGCCGGTGCGCATCGGCGGGCATCTCGTCGAGGAGTTCGACAGCCAGCTGTCGCGGATCGAGAACCGCCGGATGGGCTACCTGCAGAAGATGGCCACCGTTCTGGGCCGGCGGGTATGGGACAACGCCGGCGCCCCCGAGGTCGACACCACGCGGTTGGCGGTGTCGATCGGCACCGGCATGGGGTCTACCGAGGAGCTGGTCTTCGGCTACGACGACATGCGCGTGCGCGGCATGAAAGCGGTGTCCCCGCTGGCCGTGCAGATGTACATGCCCAACGGCGCGGCCGCCGCAGTCGGTCTGGAGCGCAAGGCTAAGGCCGGGGTGATGACGCCGGTGTCGGCGTGCGCGTCCGGTTCGGAGGGCATCGCGCGGGCCTGGCAGCAGATCGTGCTCGGTGAGGCCGACATCGCGGTCTGCGGCGGCGTGGAGACCAAGATCGAGGCGGTGCCGATCGCCGGCTTCGCGCAGATGCGCATCGTGATGTCGACGAACAACGACGACCCGCCGGGCGCCTGCAGGCCGTTCGACAAGGACCGCGACGGGTTCGTGTTCGGCGAAGCGGGCGCGCTGATGGTCATCGAGACCGAAGAGCACGCCAAGGCCCGCGGCGCAAACATTTTGGCCCGGCTGATGGGTGCCAGCATCACCTCCGACGGCTTCCATATGGTGGCGCCGGACCCCAACGGTGAACGTGCTGGATATGCCATGACGCGCGCGATCCAGCTTGCCGACCTTACTCCCGGCGACATCGATCACGTCAACGCCCACGCCACCGGTACCTCCGTCGGTGACCTGGCCGAGGGCAAGGCCATCAACAACGCGCTGGGCCCCCATGGCGGAAACGCGGCGGTGTACGCGCCCAAGTCCGCACTGGGCCACTCGGTCGGTGCTGTCGGCGCGGTGGAGTCGATCCTGACCGTACTCGCGTTGCGGGACCAGGTCATCCCGCCGACACTGAACTTGGTCAATCTCGACCCGGAGATCGACTTGGACGTGGTGGCCGGAAAGCCGCGGCCAGGAGACTACAAGTACGCGATCAACAACTCGTTCGGATTCGGCGGGCACAACGTCGCACTCGCCTTTGGTCGGTACTGA
- a CDS encoding acyl-CoA carboxylase subunit beta — protein MTTMAPEAVGESLDPRDPLLRLSTFFDDDSVELLHERDRSGVLAAAGTVNGVRTIAFCTDGTVMGGAMGMEGCTHIVNAYDTAIEEQSPIVGIWHSGGARLAEGVRALHAVGLVFEAMIRASGYIPQISVVVGFAAGGAAYGPALTDVVVMAPDSRVFVTGPDVVRSVTGEDVDMASLGGPETHHKKSGVCHIVADDELDAYVRGRRLVGLFCQQGHFDRSKAEAGDIDLHALLPESSRRAYDVHPIVHGLLDDGTFEEFQAKWAPSMVIGLGRLSGRTVGVLANNPLRLGGCLNSESAEKAARFVRLCDAFGIPLICVVDVPGYLPGVDQEWGGVVRRGAKLLHAFGECTVPRVTLVTRKIYGGAYIAMNSRSLGATKVFAWPDAEVAVMGAKAAVGILHRKKLAAAPEHEREALHDQLAAEHERIAGGVDSAIDIGVVDEKIDPAHTRSKLTEALAEAPARRGRHKNIPL, from the coding sequence ATGACGACGATGGCCCCCGAGGCGGTTGGTGAATCACTCGACCCCCGCGATCCGCTGCTGCGGCTGTCGACGTTCTTCGACGATGACAGCGTCGAGCTGCTGCATGAGCGGGACCGCTCCGGGGTGCTGGCCGCCGCGGGCACCGTCAACGGCGTGCGCACCATCGCGTTCTGCACCGACGGCACCGTGATGGGCGGGGCGATGGGTATGGAGGGCTGTACCCACATCGTCAACGCCTACGACACCGCCATCGAGGAACAGAGCCCGATCGTGGGCATCTGGCACTCCGGTGGTGCCCGGCTCGCCGAAGGCGTGCGCGCGCTGCACGCGGTCGGTCTGGTGTTCGAGGCCATGATCCGGGCGTCGGGCTACATCCCGCAGATCTCGGTGGTGGTCGGCTTCGCCGCCGGCGGCGCCGCGTATGGGCCCGCGCTGACCGACGTCGTCGTGATGGCGCCGGACAGCCGGGTCTTCGTCACCGGCCCCGATGTGGTGCGCAGCGTGACCGGCGAGGACGTCGACATGGCGTCGCTGGGCGGCCCTGAAACGCACCACAAGAAGTCCGGGGTGTGCCACATCGTCGCCGACGACGAGCTCGACGCGTACGTGCGCGGCCGGCGCCTGGTCGGATTGTTCTGCCAGCAAGGGCATTTCGACCGCAGCAAGGCCGAAGCCGGCGACATCGACCTGCACGCGTTGTTGCCGGAATCTTCCCGGCGCGCCTATGACGTGCACCCGATCGTGCACGGGCTGCTCGACGACGGCACGTTCGAGGAGTTCCAGGCCAAGTGGGCGCCGTCGATGGTGATCGGTCTGGGCCGATTGTCCGGACGCACCGTCGGGGTGCTGGCCAATAACCCGCTGCGGTTGGGTGGCTGCCTGAACTCGGAAAGCGCCGAAAAGGCAGCGCGTTTCGTGCGGCTGTGCGACGCGTTCGGGATTCCGCTGATCTGCGTGGTCGACGTGCCGGGCTATCTGCCCGGGGTGGACCAGGAGTGGGGCGGCGTGGTGCGCCGCGGCGCCAAACTGCTGCACGCGTTCGGCGAGTGCACGGTCCCCCGGGTCACCTTGGTGACCCGAAAGATCTACGGCGGGGCCTACATTGCGATGAACTCGCGCTCGCTGGGCGCCACCAAGGTGTTCGCGTGGCCCGACGCGGAGGTCGCGGTGATGGGCGCCAAGGCGGCCGTCGGGATTCTGCACCGCAAGAAGCTGGCCGCCGCACCCGAGCACGAGCGCGAGGCGTTGCACGACCAGCTGGCCGCCGAGCACGAGCGCATCGCAGGCGGCGTCGACAGCGCTATCGATATCGGTGTGGTCGACGAGAAAATCGACCCCGCGCACACGCGCAGCAAGCTGACCGAGGCGCTGGCTGAAGCGCCCGCGCGCCGCGGTCGCCACAAGAACATCCCGCTGTAA
- a CDS encoding IS110 family RNA-guided transposase gives MEVIHPRCAGIDVSKKDAKVCVRVQGRGRRGTSTTVSTWGSTTGEILALREHLLAERVSCVVIESTSDYWKPFYYLLEGQLNVMLVNAKAARNVPGRKTDVSDAAWLADLGAHGLLRASFVPPEPIRVLRDLTRARTTITRARTKEIQRLEKLLEDTGIKLSAVASNIVGVSGRAMLEALIAGQRDSVVLADLAKQRMRQKIPALTEALRGRFTEHHAFMVRLYLDRIDAHTADIARLDARIEEAIAPFRPIRELLMSIPGWSRLVADVFIAETGADMSVFPTAAHLASWAGVVPGCDESAGRVKSGATRPGNRHLKAALGVAALSAARTKDTYYSIRYRRIAGRRRAAQSRRDKTAGMSIAGQIALVSIEHKMLTDAWNMLTNGAFYRDPGPDYYTRHQPGKAKARAIKQLESLGYKVTLEPPTQAA, from the coding sequence ATGGAGGTGATCCATCCGCGGTGCGCGGGCATTGATGTGTCGAAGAAAGACGCGAAGGTCTGCGTTCGGGTTCAGGGCCGAGGGCGGCGTGGCACGTCGACAACGGTCAGTACGTGGGGGTCGACCACCGGCGAGATCCTGGCGTTACGCGAGCATCTGCTCGCTGAGCGGGTGTCCTGTGTGGTGATCGAATCCACCTCCGATTACTGGAAGCCGTTTTACTACCTACTCGAAGGCCAGCTGAACGTGATGCTGGTCAATGCCAAGGCGGCGCGCAATGTGCCCGGGCGCAAGACCGATGTCTCGGATGCGGCGTGGCTGGCCGATCTGGGCGCCCACGGGCTGCTGCGCGCCTCGTTTGTGCCGCCGGAGCCGATTCGGGTGTTACGCGATCTGACCCGGGCTCGCACCACCATCACCCGGGCGCGCACCAAAGAGATTCAGCGGCTGGAGAAGCTGCTCGAAGACACCGGAATCAAACTCTCCGCGGTGGCCTCCAACATCGTCGGAGTCTCCGGGCGGGCAATGCTAGAAGCGCTGATCGCCGGCCAACGCGATTCGGTGGTCCTCGCTGATCTGGCCAAACAACGGATGCGTCAAAAGATCCCAGCGCTCACCGAGGCGCTGCGCGGACGGTTCACCGAGCATCACGCCTTTATGGTGCGGTTGTATTTGGATCGCATCGATGCCCACACCGCCGATATCGCCCGCCTGGATGCACGCATCGAGGAGGCGATCGCTCCCTTTCGACCCATCCGGGAGTTGCTGATGAGCATCCCGGGCTGGTCGCGGCTGGTGGCCGATGTGTTCATCGCCGAAACCGGTGCGGACATGAGCGTATTTCCCACCGCCGCGCACCTGGCGTCGTGGGCCGGGGTGGTGCCGGGCTGCGACGAGTCAGCAGGCCGGGTCAAATCGGGCGCCACCCGCCCGGGCAACCGTCACCTTAAAGCCGCGCTCGGCGTGGCAGCCCTGTCGGCCGCTCGCACCAAAGACACCTACTACAGCATCCGCTACCGGCGCATCGCCGGCCGGCGCCGGGCCGCCCAATCGCGCAGAGACAAAACCGCCGGTATGTCGATCGCCGGCCAGATCGCCCTAGTCTCCATCGAACACAAGATGCTCACCGACGCCTGGAACATGCTGACCAACGGCGCCTTCTACCGCGATCCCGGCCCCGACTACTACACCCGACACCAGCCCGGCAAAGCCAAGGCACGAGCCATCAAGCAATTGGAGAGCCTGGGATACAAAGTCACCCTCGAGCCACCCACCCAAGCCGCCTAA
- a CDS encoding SDR family oxidoreductase: MSNLTGKSAVIAAGAKNLGGLISTTLADKGVNVAVHYNSPSSEPDADKTVAAAQDAGVNAIKVRGDLTKPANVKTLFDAAVDAFGGVDIAVNTVGKVLRKPIIETTEAEYDSMFDTNAKAAYFFLQEAGKRLNDGGSVVTIVTALLGAFTDGYSTYAGAKSPVEHFARAAAKEFASRLISVNNVAPGPMDTPFFYPQETPERVEFHKSQAMGNRLTRIEDIAPLVVFLADEGHWITGQTIFANGGYTTR, encoded by the coding sequence ATGAGCAACTTGACAGGCAAATCAGCAGTTATAGCGGCGGGAGCCAAGAACCTCGGTGGGCTGATCAGCACGACACTGGCCGACAAAGGCGTCAACGTCGCGGTGCACTACAACAGCCCGTCGTCAGAACCGGACGCCGACAAGACAGTCGCGGCGGCACAGGATGCCGGCGTCAACGCGATCAAAGTGCGGGGCGATCTCACTAAGCCGGCCAATGTGAAGACACTGTTCGACGCCGCCGTCGATGCGTTCGGCGGCGTCGACATCGCCGTCAATACCGTGGGCAAGGTGTTGCGCAAGCCCATCATCGAAACCACCGAGGCCGAATACGACTCGATGTTCGACACCAACGCCAAGGCGGCGTACTTCTTTTTGCAGGAAGCGGGCAAGCGGTTGAACGACGGCGGCTCCGTGGTCACGATCGTCACCGCGCTGCTGGGCGCATTCACCGACGGTTACTCGACGTATGCCGGCGCAAAGAGCCCAGTCGAGCACTTCGCCCGGGCCGCGGCCAAAGAGTTTGCGTCGCGCCTGATTTCGGTGAACAACGTGGCGCCCGGCCCGATGGACACCCCGTTCTTCTACCCGCAGGAAACGCCGGAGCGCGTCGAGTTCCACAAGTCGCAGGCCATGGGCAACCGGCTGACCCGCATCGAGGACATCGCGCCGTTGGTCGTGTTCTTAGCCGACGAAGGCCACTGGATCACGGGCCAGACCATCTTCGCCAACGGCGGCTACACCACGCGTTAG
- a CDS encoding LysR family transcriptional regulator, with amino-acid sequence MADTAAPDLRRLSHFIAVVEASGFTRAAAQLHLSQQALSSSVRQLEKEIGATLMVRAGRRLTLTPAGQTLLDEGRTLLAAARTVTQHTRAAAVAEPEEFVVGHSPAISSAEVYGLLAPAIAAAPGTSFTVVQLFPDRLVTGVHEGSVHLGLRRGVVPQDRLASAVARYDILRVALRSDHPLAGRERVAVAELAEEPIVLWSPPGASYYSDFLVNVCRRAGFEPRYRVTRVQGCPPEVAPLTDDAVAFVTSEPGPAVGGAVTVIDIDGPVLVPLQALWQPHTSSAVRDLVLAHR; translated from the coding sequence ATGGCTGACACCGCGGCACCGGATCTGCGCCGCCTGAGCCATTTCATCGCGGTCGTCGAGGCCTCGGGGTTCACCCGCGCGGCCGCCCAATTGCACCTGTCCCAGCAGGCGCTCAGCAGCTCAGTTCGCCAGTTGGAAAAGGAGATCGGTGCGACGCTGATGGTGCGGGCCGGCCGCCGGCTCACGCTCACCCCGGCCGGGCAGACGTTGCTCGACGAGGGGCGCACATTGCTCGCGGCGGCCAGGACCGTCACGCAGCACACCCGAGCCGCGGCCGTCGCCGAACCCGAGGAGTTCGTCGTCGGCCACTCCCCTGCTATCAGCAGCGCGGAGGTGTACGGGCTGCTCGCGCCCGCGATTGCGGCCGCGCCCGGCACGTCGTTCACCGTCGTGCAGCTGTTTCCTGACCGTTTGGTGACGGGCGTGCACGAGGGCAGCGTCCATCTCGGGTTGCGGCGAGGCGTCGTGCCGCAGGATCGCTTGGCCAGCGCCGTCGCCCGCTACGACATACTTCGTGTTGCGCTACGCAGCGACCATCCGCTGGCCGGCCGCGAGCGCGTCGCGGTCGCCGAGCTAGCCGAGGAGCCAATTGTGCTCTGGTCACCGCCCGGCGCGTCGTATTACAGCGACTTCCTGGTCAACGTCTGCCGGCGTGCGGGTTTCGAACCGAGATACCGCGTGACGCGGGTGCAGGGCTGCCCGCCGGAGGTGGCACCGCTGACCGACGACGCCGTCGCGTTCGTGACTTCGGAGCCGGGACCCGCGGTCGGCGGGGCCGTCACCGTCATCGATATCGACGGGCCGGTATTGGTGCCGCTGCAAGCGCTATGGCAACCGCACACCAGTTCAGCGGTTCGTGATCTGGTATTGGCGCATAGGTAA
- a CDS encoding amidohydrolase family protein, whose protein sequence is MTAKCVSRVVALEEAFLHPRVWDLYPESLRRRYQPIKARLSDVGAERVRAMDAAGIDVQVLSHVQPGVQILADDQAALAVAVCREVNDWLADAIASYPDRLAGFAMLPTQAPAQAADELERTVRELGFKGALINGHTNGRYLDDPSYDVLLGTAEALGVPIYLHPTDPPTAISDVYYAPFDSALVPTWGWPVETGTHVLRLICAGAFDRHPNLKIVIGHLGELLPYCFTRLNAGVTMANWLLGAESRNSVGHYLRNNIYMTSSGVFDVPVFDCARSMLGLGNLMFSVDYPFQDNFTAMEFLERCDLSASDKERFAHGTAEILLGLGNQQSSRVRPGVGAAWYRLRSRAKSKLGRALVSALVG, encoded by the coding sequence GTGACCGCAAAGTGCGTCTCGCGAGTGGTGGCGCTCGAAGAGGCGTTTTTGCATCCACGAGTGTGGGACTTGTATCCCGAGTCGTTGCGGCGGAGATACCAGCCCATCAAGGCTCGGCTCAGCGACGTTGGGGCCGAGCGTGTTCGCGCAATGGATGCGGCGGGGATCGACGTGCAGGTGCTCTCGCACGTGCAGCCCGGTGTTCAGATCCTCGCCGACGACCAGGCTGCGTTGGCGGTTGCGGTGTGCCGCGAAGTCAACGACTGGCTCGCCGACGCAATCGCGTCGTACCCGGACAGGCTCGCCGGCTTTGCCATGCTGCCGACGCAGGCGCCGGCGCAGGCCGCCGACGAGCTGGAGCGGACCGTCCGCGAACTCGGGTTCAAGGGTGCGTTGATCAACGGGCATACCAACGGCCGTTACCTCGACGACCCGTCGTACGACGTGCTTCTCGGCACGGCGGAGGCATTGGGCGTTCCCATCTATCTCCATCCCACCGATCCACCGACCGCGATATCAGATGTTTACTACGCACCGTTCGACTCGGCCTTGGTGCCCACCTGGGGTTGGCCGGTGGAGACCGGCACGCACGTGCTGCGGCTGATCTGCGCAGGGGCGTTCGACCGTCACCCGAACTTGAAGATCGTCATCGGGCACTTGGGCGAGTTGCTGCCCTACTGCTTCACCCGGCTCAATGCCGGCGTGACGATGGCCAATTGGCTGCTCGGCGCCGAGTCGCGCAACAGCGTCGGCCATTACCTGCGCAACAACATCTATATGACAAGCAGTGGGGTATTCGACGTACCGGTGTTCGACTGCGCCCGCTCCATGCTGGGCCTGGGGAACCTGATGTTTTCCGTCGACTACCCGTTCCAGGACAACTTCACCGCGATGGAATTCCTTGAACGTTGCGACCTTTCCGCGAGCGACAAAGAACGCTTCGCCCACGGCACGGCGGAAATCCTTTTGGGACTTGGCAATCAGCAATCCAGCCGCGTGCGTCCAGGAGTGGGAGCAGCCTGGTATCGATTACGCAGCCGGGCCAAATCGAAACTGGGCAGAGCGCTCGTCTCAGCCCTCGTCGGCTAA
- a CDS encoding class I SAM-dependent methyltransferase, whose product MTELAVDLARPRGQYGIDGDYRLIPAPVVFTSYALLCITGTVLAVRWLLSGRVIAGVTTAVVAVVLVGAGAGIVRFSRRGKFEVWARLLTGLHLRGDERVLDLGCGRGAVLLAAAKLLPRGSAVGVDIWRPDQTGNCVQATVANAEAEGVADRIELHTCDMTDLQFPDESFDVVVSSLAIHNLPGNDARRSAIDEAVRVLRPGGRLVIADIGFTRLYAKRLRQRGMENVERQDLGWRAWWGLPLIRTHAVTATKPGTGW is encoded by the coding sequence ATGACTGAACTGGCTGTTGACCTTGCGCGCCCGCGAGGGCAATACGGGATCGATGGCGACTACCGCCTGATTCCCGCACCTGTGGTGTTCACGTCGTATGCGCTGTTGTGCATTACCGGAACGGTTTTGGCCGTCCGGTGGCTGCTCAGCGGACGCGTCATCGCGGGAGTCACGACGGCTGTGGTGGCCGTTGTGCTTGTCGGCGCAGGGGCCGGCATTGTGCGGTTCAGCCGACGCGGGAAATTCGAAGTGTGGGCGCGCCTGCTGACAGGGTTGCACCTGCGCGGCGACGAACGCGTGCTCGACCTCGGCTGCGGACGCGGTGCGGTGTTATTGGCGGCCGCGAAGTTGCTGCCGCGTGGAAGCGCTGTGGGAGTAGACATTTGGCGGCCGGATCAGACCGGCAACTGTGTGCAGGCCACAGTAGCCAACGCCGAAGCCGAGGGTGTGGCCGACCGCATCGAGCTACACACCTGCGACATGACCGATCTGCAGTTCCCTGACGAGTCTTTCGATGTCGTTGTCAGCAGCCTGGCGATCCACAACCTGCCGGGCAACGACGCACGACGGTCGGCAATCGATGAGGCTGTCCGGGTGCTGCGGCCCGGCGGTCGCCTCGTCATCGCCGACATCGGCTTCACCCGGCTGTATGCCAAGCGGTTACGGCAGCGCGGCATGGAAAACGTCGAGCGTCAAGATCTCGGGTGGCGCGCTTGGTGGGGTCTGCCGCTCATCCGCACCCACGCCGTCACGGCGACGAAGCCAGGGACTGGCTGGTGA
- a CDS encoding TetR/AcrR family transcriptional regulator — MERSRVDRVQRADRILDTARELLLRWGYRRVTIDELARRAGVGKGTVYLHWRSREELFHAVSAREAAGMTEAVIGAMQNNPAEVALHRYLRRLFVEAMRRPVLRALYTRDSDTLDTFLASANHRQLEETKLGVNRDYLGVLAAEGMLRADVRSTDLDYTLPNIVFGFFAAEPFLPPGIRLTLDQKADQLADTVRRAFEPADTPDRQQVKRAAAKAIPIFDRLARDYRATAYGGDQDD; from the coding sequence GTGGAGCGTTCTCGGGTCGATCGCGTGCAGCGGGCCGACCGGATTCTTGATACCGCCCGTGAGCTGCTGCTCCGCTGGGGTTATCGGCGGGTGACCATCGATGAGCTGGCTCGTCGGGCCGGGGTCGGCAAGGGAACGGTGTATTTGCACTGGCGGTCTCGCGAGGAGCTTTTCCACGCCGTCAGCGCTCGCGAAGCCGCGGGGATGACGGAGGCGGTCATCGGCGCGATGCAAAACAACCCCGCCGAAGTGGCGCTGCACCGCTACCTGCGGCGGCTGTTCGTCGAAGCGATGCGCCGTCCTGTGCTTCGGGCGCTCTACACCCGCGACAGCGACACCCTCGACACATTCCTCGCCTCGGCGAATCATCGCCAGCTCGAGGAAACCAAGCTTGGCGTCAACCGAGATTATCTGGGAGTGCTCGCCGCCGAGGGCATGCTGCGTGCCGATGTGCGCTCAACAGATCTCGACTACACCTTGCCGAACATCGTCTTTGGTTTCTTCGCCGCCGAGCCGTTTCTGCCGCCGGGCATCCGGTTGACCCTCGACCAGAAGGCCGACCAGCTCGCCGACACTGTGCGCCGCGCGTTCGAGCCGGCCGACACGCCGGACAGGCAACAGGTGAAACGCGCTGCTGCCAAGGCCATTCCGATATTCGACCGGCTTGCCCGCGACTACCGGGCCACGGCATACGGAGGCGATCAGGATGACTGA
- a CDS encoding FAD-dependent monooxygenase encodes MANVMRVPVLIVGAGAAGLATSALLAKHGVRSLLVEKRREVFIYPKARNLSFRSLEILRRLGLGDESHAVAEHVSDLVVKPTLNSAEEETGMDINAIFAPFDGLSPEPSAQYLPQSRLEPMLLADSRRHGNEVRYGTELSSFEQDSEGVTAVVRDRDSGVTETIRAEYVVAADGVHSPVRDSLGITTSGYGAVPIFVVFIYFRAPWRKFVPHLGDGDGVQVKNADVEGIFLVVEGDFGLFITTYFPDKGETVEQFTRERCADILIKAIGEQIDVEIVDVAAWQPYERVADQFQCGRVFLVGDAAHTMPPFKAGGANTAIQSADNLGWKLAAVLNGVAGPELLNTYHTERHPVGRFNARQSLTGPSLAFLRLDDNRPQLPPDKEAPMFALLIGYQYRSAAVVSDEPAPTNPDDVLLVDELHGQPGTRVPHAWVHRDGNQISTLDLLGSGFTLLTGDDGAAWSDAAASVSGALGVPITVQRIGADGDAADPDGAWAATTGLSPDGALLVRPDDFIGWRSEKLPADPENQLRKSLSIILARA; translated from the coding sequence ATGGCCAATGTCATGCGCGTTCCTGTCCTTATCGTCGGCGCCGGAGCCGCCGGGCTCGCCACCTCGGCGCTGCTGGCCAAGCACGGGGTCCGCTCGCTGCTGGTGGAAAAGCGACGTGAGGTCTTCATCTATCCGAAAGCTCGCAACCTGAGTTTCCGCAGCCTGGAGATCCTGCGGCGGTTGGGGCTCGGTGACGAGTCCCATGCGGTCGCAGAGCACGTTTCGGACCTGGTCGTCAAGCCAACGCTCAACAGCGCCGAAGAAGAAACGGGCATGGACATCAACGCTATTTTCGCGCCCTTCGACGGACTGAGCCCGGAGCCGTCCGCGCAGTATCTACCGCAGAGCCGACTGGAGCCGATGCTGCTGGCCGACAGCCGCCGGCATGGCAACGAAGTGCGCTACGGGACGGAGTTGTCATCGTTCGAGCAGGACAGCGAGGGTGTGACAGCGGTTGTGCGCGATAGGGATTCGGGAGTAACTGAGACGATACGCGCGGAGTACGTCGTCGCCGCCGACGGCGTGCACAGCCCGGTGCGAGACTCGCTTGGCATCACCACTTCGGGGTACGGCGCGGTGCCGATCTTCGTCGTCTTCATCTACTTCCGGGCGCCCTGGCGCAAGTTCGTGCCGCACTTAGGGGATGGGGATGGCGTACAAGTCAAAAACGCTGACGTGGAGGGCATATTCCTGGTGGTCGAGGGCGACTTCGGCCTATTCATTACCACCTACTTCCCCGACAAAGGTGAAACTGTCGAGCAGTTCACTCGGGAGCGTTGTGCGGACATACTCATCAAGGCAATCGGCGAGCAGATCGACGTGGAGATCGTCGACGTCGCTGCTTGGCAACCGTACGAACGGGTGGCCGACCAATTCCAATGCGGTCGAGTCTTTCTCGTCGGCGACGCCGCACACACCATGCCGCCGTTCAAGGCCGGGGGAGCCAACACGGCCATCCAAAGCGCGGACAACCTGGGCTGGAAGCTCGCCGCCGTCCTGAACGGCGTGGCCGGGCCCGAGCTGCTGAATACCTACCACACCGAGCGCCATCCGGTCGGGCGCTTCAACGCTCGCCAGTCGCTGACCGGCCCGTCACTTGCCTTCTTGCGGTTGGACGACAACCGGCCGCAATTGCCGCCGGACAAGGAGGCGCCGATGTTCGCGCTCCTGATTGGCTACCAATACCGCTCGGCTGCAGTCGTTTCCGATGAGCCTGCCCCAACGAACCCGGATGATGTGCTATTGGTCGACGAACTGCACGGACAACCCGGAACCCGAGTGCCGCATGCGTGGGTGCATCGTGACGGCAATCAGATTTCGACTCTCGACCTGCTCGGTTCTGGGTTCACCCTGCTGACCGGCGATGACGGTGCCGCATGGTCCGATGCCGCGGCGTCGGTGTCGGGTGCGCTAGGAGTGCCGATCACCGTGCAGCGCATCGGCGCTGACGGCGACGCGGCCGATCCTGACGGCGCGTGGGCGGCGACCACCGGGCTCTCGCCCGACGGGGCGCTGTTGGTGCGCCCGGACGATTTCATCGGCTGGCGTTCGGAGAAGTTGCCCGCTGACCCCGAAAACCAGTTGCGCAAGTCTCTCTCGATCATCCTTGCCCGAGCCTGA